In the Podospora bellae-mahoneyi strain CBS 112042 chromosome 4, whole genome shotgun sequence genome, one interval contains:
- a CDS encoding hypothetical protein (EggNog:ENOG503P361; COG:S) encodes MSSKTFNLSKPDRTVQVGVILLGGLTEFLDVAPVDLFNSLTPRFLQTLSSAFLPAHLLQQAIDMEFHWVTETGKTPSVSNLTARTTIVPTDSFATCPLLDVVLIGAYHAGYNPTEAELAYVRKAYENCSAFMTICGGIEVPLRAGILEGKTATGPRFMLDILRQLAPGTNWIEKRWASDGKLWTSGALLNGTDMVAAFQREVWGGKSLTEEDSLVEFMARVGGVPVRDVDYKDVDWKL; translated from the exons ATGTCTTCCAAgaccttcaacctctccaagCCAGACCGAACTGTGCAAGTCGGTGTGATCCTTCTCGGCGG TCTCACCGAATTCCTCGACGTGGCACCTGTCgacctcttcaacagcctCACGCCCAGGTTTCTTCAAACCTTGTCAAGCGCTTTCCTTCCGGCCCATCTCTTGCAACAAGCCATAGACATGGAATTTCACTGGGTGACTGAGACAGGCAAAACCCCTTCAGTCAGCAACCTTACCGCGCGCACAACCATCGTGCCGACCGACTCCTTTGCAACCTGTCCTCTCTTGGACGTTGTTCTCATCGGAGCCTACCACGCTGGGTATAACCCGACTGAGGCAGAGTTGGCTTATGTCCGCAAGGCGTACGAAAACTGCTCTGCCTTTATGACCATCTGCGGCGGCATTGAGGTCCCCTTGAGAGCTGGCATCTTGGAGGGCAAGACTGCCACGGGACCGAGATTTATGTTGGATATTCTGAGACAGCTGGCACCAGGAACGAACTGGATTGAGAAACGCTGGGCGAGCGATGGCAAGTTGTGGACGAGTGGAGCTCTGCTGAATGGGACGGATATGGTGGCGGCCTTTCagagggaggtttggggtgggaaGTCGCTTACAGAGGAGGATTCCTTGGTTGAGTTCATGGCCAGGGTGGGAGGCGTTCCCGTGAGAGACGTTGATTACAAGGATGTGGATTGGAAGCTGTGA
- the CCC1 gene encoding Protein ccc1 (EggNog:ENOG503NWJG; COG:S), producing MTVVHVQRLHGLAVDAGHVRSVFKYASKVPKVKDCPPVLGLIFFETQTKMFAVPIEEFRKIRENRRKLATSTKSSTPPPPPSLDNVSTDIELQLPASAIIDDAQGPDAHKPLINPRLISDATIGLSDGLTVPFALTAGLTALGDTRTVIYGGLAELIAGAISMGLGGYLGARGELAAYEESHSRLMTLLQEPGPPTKSAITAGQDAVIEALQQALFPLQVHRLDLKHQLIEGESEEWVGLLLRLQGISLPSTCTDDDCTKSHDQKAEEKRRRRRQRDDSRTRAMQSAVTIAAGYFLGGLLPLIPYFFVAGHIGKLMAGLYISIGVMGVALFTFGYVKTAVVVGFGRQNAKKSVLGGVQMVIVGGMAAGAAMGLVKVFEGVGTFGS from the exons ATGACAGTCGTCCACGTACAACG ACTCCATGGGTTAGCAGTCGACGCTGGCCATGTCAGGTCGGTATTCAAGTATGCCTCCAAAGTCCCCAAAGTGAAAGATTGTCCTCCCGTTCTCGGTTTGATATTTTTCGAGACTCAGACCAAAATGTTCGCCGTGCCGATAGAGGAATTCAGAAAGATAAGGGAAAATAGGCGTAAGCTGGCAACATCGACCaagtcatcaacaccaccaccaccaccgagtcTTGACAATGTCTCGACGGATATAGAGCTTCAGCTTCCCGCTTCTGCGATTATAGATGATGCCCAGGGGCCCGACGCTCACAAGCCATTGATCAACCCCCGTCTTATATCCGACGCTACAATCGGTCTCTCAGACGGCCTCACTGTCCCCTTTGCTCTCACAGCAGGACTTACCGCGCTAGGAGACACCCGCACAGTCATCTATGGTGGTCTGGCAGAACTGATAGCAGGCGCCATCTCAATGGGACTAGGAGGTTATCTTGGAGCAAGGGGAGAATTGGCAGCATACGAAGAGTCACACTCTAGGCTGATGACGCTCCTGCAAGAACCTGGGCCGCCTACCAAGtccgccatcaccgccggcCAAGACGCTGTCATTGAGGCGTTGCAGCAAGCCTTGTTTCCTCTGCAGGTACACAGACTGGACCTGAAACACCAGCTTATCGAGGGCGAGAGTGAAGAATGGGTGGGGTTACTGTTGAGGTTACAGGGCATTTCCCTTCCTTCAACATGTACCGACGACGACTGTACGAAAAGCCATGACCaaaaggccgaggagaaacggaggagaaggagacaGAGAGATGACAGCAGGACGAGAGCAATGCAATCGGCCGTCACAATAGCGGCCGGGTATTTCCTCGGTGGGCTCCTACCGCTTATACCGTACTTTTTCGTGGCCGGACATATCGGAAAGTTGATGGCGGGGCTGTACATCTCGATCGGAGTCATGGGGGTAGCGTTGTTCACGTTTGGCTATGTCAAGacggctgtggtggttgggtttggaAGGCAGAACGCAAAGAAGAGTGTGCTAGGGGGTGTGCAGATGGTGATTGTAGGGGGGATGGCGGCCGGGGCTGCTATGGGTTTAGTCAAAGTGTTTGAAGGGGTTGGGACGTTTGGGTCATGA
- a CDS encoding hypothetical protein (EggNog:ENOG503P9XH), whose product MSDKITSSTSSAPSNNPSSSSNINPQQTSNVPTGAGVNTGAGVTRPKTEAEKEADRKYEEAMEEEYAKREGGA is encoded by the coding sequence ATGTCCGACaaaatcacctcctccacctcctcggccccgtccaacaacccctcctcctcctccaacatcaacccccagcaAACCTCCAACGTCCCCACCGGCGCTGGCGTCAACACTGGCGCTGGTGTCACCCGCCCAAAGACCGAAGCCGAAAAGGAGGCAGACAGGAAATACGAAGAGGcaatggaggaggagtacgCCAagcgggagggtggtgcctAA
- the CDC39 gene encoding CCR4-NOT core subunit cdc39 (EggNog:ENOG503NXE7; BUSCO:EOG092600SK; COG:K) — protein sequence MVPHSKKGTFTPNPNSASQPLHTGLAHSQSPSHHHGALSSGANPSTSSPTGSSSLAKIAVAQVLLLLSTIKEDKGDPRRWKSQTDALQKLIHEHGMDVYSRYFTRLVASNASQIFPGAGRPVANSNNNNMQLLVAEMELLARDFSQARKIAESIETGTEDIFHTFDLSTFMEHFQLDALEKTLLALAFKLGSRVDLKTKADAILSTNYPTFVNILSRPTGEHMDMPAEFVAELLDRFIQLHPPNFNAAAKKELEYKVSMRYSQGGDGKPPPSQVLAALDLIRLLADRPPNALALYIYRVGSAFTKDEETCVTYLQNRPSNIQLSEEQVSAALLYTTISQTPPHKPSILVAALRRILPDSFQWQDVVSYFDHANARVTSAQFLRLYNALLPIALEHLDRFNIQRLWGGEWENPETQLSFICAYASLTPEQLDATTIPGLKPTFTVDEYVQSDRAIQEIAALAVRHPLVSEAALSAVFNVALHSMHASQSTEAKRLFQDVVVPNLHVFVTSAFGVPKPWPTMAEETLASLFEGFLINKTPTSDFVMESLWRRDKVWVMQRLEEQHALKPIVLPTIFEFAVRHKWLQELVFLPTGFGLDLVAYAHAQGFLNLEQWASQNAERPGEMARAINQFLLIKTNLEQTYQRSGDNGQAHTPLQVKTVYMMLDILDRFNLKAPVVDLINVQRHCITAYPRLINYGEGYDDIIDDNGRGGNMLAPAATTRMEEHYKKMYGDELQVRSVVEVLEHYKHSRVPLEQDIFACMIHGLFDEYAHYVDYPLEALATTAVLFGGIISHKLISRLPLKIGLGMILQAVKENRPEEPMYKFGLQALMQLFGRLREWPAFCKDLILIPGLQGTEAYRKAEEVVREHDEELARTLRNGLPAIAGSDKQLTNGGLEDSLSSEQHPPPFLSINVGPPPAGINYEDPTPDAQGKIQFALNNATDTTLQSIFKELQKMLDVKHQQWFASHLVEERAKMQPNYHHVYLELVKQFEDRLLWTEVLRETYVSVQRMLNSEQTQSNSTERTHLKNLGGWLGLLTLARDKPIKHSNIAFRQLLIEALDTKRLIVVIPFVCKVLTQAANSNVFRPPNPWLMDIIHLLIELYHNAELKLNLKFEIEVLCKCLDLDHEAIEPSGEILNRPPLEDVGDLVGPDNLDSFESLSLNGMTGVNSSLVSHPALAIPDLGPNLSVPSTEVVSAAKLHDIVRQALTRALQEIIQPVVDRSVTIAAISTQQMIRKDFATEGDPDRVRMAAVNMVKSTAGSLALVTSKEPLRANFTNYLRQLASELHQGLPEGIIMLCVNSNMELASSIIEKSAEERGVPEIEDLLAEDLEARRHHRINRPNDPFMDPRLNRWAWTIPAPFKLQPSLSGLNDEQMAIYDDFARQSRVTAAAAAAAAAAAAAASVTPSHVPSSSDARSIANEVLGDQYNSVSTIPTPAETPSLPHMGVQPQHYPPVHAGMVNGRQPGISPVDARNVAERVNSLLEKLATAVSNTAEEHFEDLPRTHEVINIHDAVVQLTIKTQQTSDEFAVYVATQISGLLFRPQPEPTSLLLETLVHVLETLRKVAGPATSQQIRWLFYQQSGSTFLNLPLISALLRTDLIDWHSIDAAMAKALNERSSGSIEFLESLMDLTLFSEAPVNLYTDFVQSLEEAWAWITEEPEVPGGQRFKAKVLGPSPEIHPDRTPEAQFEQFDYIFEEWVQLCNNDCASEKAATKFVQQLNWRRHIVTKEDFFVFARQAIDKSVDRAEQSAHLGEGFSDESFQAVDALVKMILIFTQSHDAPGTSESSRVAFLDSVLALGVLVLNNHHVRRGDAFNPRVFFRFFSNLFHQIMNLTERFSDSESEKIVLNFAARLWDLRPVVYPGFLFQWMGLLAHRAFLPAIMRMPNQAGWEPFTKLLTHLFSYLCNMLKAFEVSLAAKDLYSGTVKLVAVLFHDFPEYLSAYHVQLCQCLPSHATQLINMILSASTTPFDKVPDPFRPGLKIDRIPEMKDPVVSLYDCAGQLKELGLYDILEQSLQNGPSEDAIAQITHAMHHADTDLTTFGFVPVNVDRRVVDAVVSHIANAASQRAVNNSDAPVFVSGAPDVKTLHMLVTEVPAETRYYLLSSMVNELRFANASTNYFSHAIVEIFGHDLDDPEETEIRQQIVRVLLERMVGYWPQPWGLVVTILELLKNEKFHFFELPFIKAAPEVAARFEAILRPVVA from the exons ATGGTCCCCCACTCCAAGAAGGGAACCTTCACACCCAATCCCAATTCTGCCTCCCAGCCCCTCCACACTGGCCTCGCCCACTCGCAGAgtccctcccatcatcacggTGCGCTGAGTTCGGGTGCCAACCCCAGTACCAGCAGCCCCACTGGCTCCAGCTCCCTGGCCAAGATTGCAGTTGCCCAggttctcctgctcctgagCACCATCAAAGAGGACAAGGGCGATCCGAGAAGGTGGAAGTCACAGACTGACGCTTTGCAAAAG CTTATCCATGAGCACGGCATGGATGTCTATTCGAGATACTTCACGCGCCTGGTGGCCTCCAATGCCTCTCAGATCTTCCCCGGCGCGGGGCGGCCAGTAGCGAATtccaacaataacaacatGCAACTCCTTGTTGCCGAAATGGAGCTGCTTGCCAGAGACTTCAGCCAAGCGAGGAAGATCGCCGAGTCGATCGAGACCGGCACCGAAGATATATTCCACACTTTTGACTTGTCGACTTTTATGGAACACTTCCAACTCGATGCCCTCGAAAAGACACTGTTGGCCCTGGCCTTCAAACTAGGTAGCAGGGTTGACCTGAAGACCAAAG CGGATGCCATTTTGTCTACCAACTACCCAACCTTTGTGAATATCTTGAGTCGACCGACTGGGGAACACATGGACATGCCCGCCGAATTCGTTGCCGAACTGCTCGACCGATTCATACAACTTCACCCGCCAAACTTCAATGCtgccgccaagaaggagTTGGAGTACAAGGTGTCGATGCGGTATTCacaaggaggagacggaaAGCCGCCCCCCTCTCAGGTTCTGGCGGCCCTGGACCTGATTCGCCTCCTCGCCGACAGGCCACCGAATGCACTGGCCCTCTACATATACCGTGTCGGGTCAGCCTTCAccaaggacgaggagacaTGCGTGACTTACCTCCAGAACCGACCTTCCAACATCCAACTGTCCGAAGAACAAGTATCTGCCGCGCTTCtttacaccaccatcagccaGACCCCGCCACACAAACCCTCGATTCTCGTTGCGGCCCTGAGGCGGATACTGCCCGACAGCTTCCAGTGGCAGGATGTCGTTTCGTATTTCGACCATGCGAATGCACGCGTAACTTCGGCGCAGTTTCTGCGGTTATACAATGCATTATTACCCATCGCGCTCGAGCATCTCGACAGGTTCAACATTCAACGGCTGTGGGGCGGAGAATGGGAGAATCCCGAAACCCAGCTGTCCTTCATTTGCGCCTATGCCTCACTCACCCCGGAGCAACTGGATGCCACAACCATCCCAGGCCTCAAGCCGACGTTTACGGTGGACGAATACGTACAATCCGACCGGGCAATTCAGGAAATAGCTGCCCTCGCTGTTAGACACCCACTGGTATCCGAGGCTGCTTTGTCTGCTGTCTTCAATGTGGCTCTGCACTCGATGCATGCCTCACAGAGCACAGAGGCGAAGCGCCTGTTTCAAGACGTCGTTGTGCCTAATCTACATGTCTTTGTCACCTCAGCCTTTGGGGTTCCTAAGCCGTGGCCCACAATGGCCGAAGAGACGCTGGCATCGCTATTTGAGGGGTTTCTGATCAACAAGACACCGACCTCCGACTTTGTGATGGAAAGCCTCTGGAGACGGGACAAGGTGTGGGTCATGCAGCGGCTGGAAGAACAGCATGCTCTCAAGCCTATTGTCTTGCCAACCATCTTCGAGTTTGCGGTGAGGCACAAGTGGCTCCAGGAGCTGGTTTTCCTTCCCACTGGCTTCGGGCTTGATCTCGTTGCCTATGCGCATGCGCAAGGTTTTCTGAACTTGGAGCAGTGGGCAAGCCAGAACGCTGAGCGACCCGGCGAGATGGCCAGGGCCATAAATCAGTTTCTGTTGATAAAAACGAACCTGGAGCAGACGTATCAGCGGAGCGGAGACAATGGACAAGCCCACACACCCTTGCAGGTCAAAACAGTCTATATGATGCTCGACATTTTGGACAGGTTCAACCTGAAAGCCCCTGTTGTGGATCTGATTAATGTTCAGAGACACTGCATAACAGCTTACCCCCGCCTGATTAACTATGGGGAAGGTTACGACGACATCATCGATGACAATGGGCGGGGCGGGAATATGCTTGCACCAGCAGCCACGACCAGGATGGAAGAACACTACAAGAAAATGTACGGCGATGAATTGCAGGTTCGCAGTGTGGTCGAGGTTCTCGAACACTACAAGCATTCGCGTGTGCCGCTGGAGCAGGACATTTTTGCGTGCATGATTCACGGTCTGTTTGACGAATACGCCCATTATGTCGACTATCCTCTCGAGGCCCTCGCCACTACAGCAGTGCTCTTCGGTGGGATAATCTCTCACAAGTTGATATCGAGACTCCCCCTCAAAATTGGTTTGGGTATGATCTTGCAGGCCGTCAAGGAGAATCGTCCCGAGGAGCCCATGTACAAGTTCGGTCTTCAGGCCCTCATGCAGCTCTTTGGCCGGCTGCGGGAATGGCCTGCGTTCTGCAAGGACTTGATCCTGATACCTGGACTACAGGGAACGGAGGCGTACAGGAAGGCGGAAGAGGTGGTTCGAGAGCATGACGAGGAGTTGGCCCGAACCCTTCGCAACGGTCTTCCAGCCATCGCCGGCAGTGACAAGCAACTGACCAATGGCGGTCTGGAGGACAGTCTCAGCTCGGAAcagcaccctcccccgtTCCTGTCCATCAATGTTGGCCCACCTCCCGCCGGGATCAACTACGAAGACCCCACGCCCGATGCCCAAGGCAAAATCCAGTTTGCTCTCAATAACGCCACCGACACGACCCTGCAGTCAATATTCAAGGAGCTCCAGAAGATGCTGGATGTCAAGCACCAGCAGTGGTTCGCCAGTCACCTGGTGGAGGAGCGCGCCAAGATGCAGCCGAACTACCACCATGTCTACCTCGAGCTGGTGAAGCAGTTTGAGGATAGGCTGCTGTGGACCGAAGTTCTGAGGGAGACCTATGTCAGCGTCCAGCGCATGCTCAACTCTGAGCAGACGCAGTCGAATTCGACCGAGAGGACTCACCTCAAGAATCTGGGTGGCTGGCTTGGCCTGTTGACCCTTGCTCGTGACAAGCCTATCAAGCACAGCAACATTGCCTTCAGGCAACTGCTGATCGAAGCCCTCGATACCAAGCGTCTCATTGTCGTCATCCCCTTTGTCTGCAAGGTCTTGACCCAGGCAGCCAACTCGAACGTGTTCAGACCGCCGAACCCCTGGCTCATGGACATTATCCACCTCCTAATTGAACTCTATCACAACgccgagctcaagctcaaTCTCAAGTTTGAGATCGAGGTGCTCTGCAAGTGTCTCGATCTCGATCATGAGGCGATCGAGCCATCTGGTGAGATCTTGAACCGGCCTCCTCTCGAGGACGTGGGTGACTTGGTTGGGCCAGATAATCTCGACAGTTTTGAGAGCCTATCCCTCAACGGCATGACGGGAGTGAACAGCTCACTTGTCTCGCACCCGGCTCTTGCCATCCCCGACTTGGGGCCCAACCTGAGCGTCCCGTCCACCGAGGTTGTCAGCGCCGCGAAGCTGCACGACATTGTCCGTCAAGCTCTCACGCGCGCGCTGCAAGAGATCATCCAGCCTGTTGTGGATAGGTCTGTGACCATTGCCGCCATCTCTACGCAGCAAATGATCCGCAAGGACTTCGCAACCGAGGGCGACCCGGACAGGGTTCGGATGGCTGCCGTCAACATGGTCAAGTCTACTGCTGGGAGCTTGGCACTTGTAACCTCCAAGGAGCCATTGCGCGCCAACTTCACCAACTATCTCCGCCAGCTCGCCTCGGAGCTTCATCAGGGTCTCCCAGAAGGTATCATCATGCTGTGTGTCAACTCCAACATGGAGCTGGCTTCCAGCATCATCGAAAAGTCGGCCGAGGAGCGCGGTGTCCCCGAGATTGAGGACTTGCTCGCAGAAGATCTCGAGGCgcgccgccatcaccgcATCAACCGACCCAACGACCCATTCATGGATCCCCGCCTGAACCGCTGGGCCTGGACTATCCCCGCTCCTTTCAAGCTGCAGCCCAGCTTGAGCGGCCTCAATGATGAGCAAATGGCCATCTACGATGATTTTGCTCGGCAATCAAGGGTaactgctgctgcggctgctgccgccgccgccgccgccgccgccgcctctgTTACGCCTTCGCACGTTCCTTCATCGTCGGATGCGAGATCAATTGCAAACGAAGTCCTCGGTGACCAGTACAACTCGGTGTCCACCATTCCTACCCCTGCTGAAACCCCATCGCTTCCCCACATGGGCGTCCAACCTCAGCATTACCCTCCTGTTCATGCTGGCATGGTAAATGGCCGACAACCTGGCATCAGCCCTGTCGACGCTCGGAACGTGGCGGAACGGGTGAACAGCTTGTTGGAAAAGCTGGCGACTGCCGTCAGCAACACGGCCGAGGAGCACTTTGAGGACCTCCCTCGGACCCATGAAGTTATCAACATTCATGACGCCGTCGTCCAGCTTACAATCAAGACTCAACAGACATCTGATGAATTTGCAGTCTATGTGGCGACCCAAATCTCCGGGCTTCTCTTCCGCCCGCAGCCCGAACCCACTTCCCTCCTCTTGGAGACTCTGGTTCACGTGCTGGAGACGCTGCGAAAGGTTGCGGGCCCGGCGACGAGTCAACAGATCCGCTGGCTGTTTTACCAGCAGTCAGGTAGTACTTTTTTGAATCTGCCCCTGATCTCGGCGCTGCTCAGAACGGACCTCATTGATTGGCACAGCATCGATGCAGCCATGGCCAAGGCGTTGAATGAACGGAGCAGCGGTTCCATTGAGTTTCTGGAGTCCTTGATGGATCTTACGCTGTTCAGCGAGGCCCCTGTCAATCTCTATACCGATTTCGTTCAGAGCTTGGAGGAAGCCTGGGCGTGGATAACTGAAGAGCCTGAAGTGCCAGGTGGCCAGCGGTTCAAGGCCAAGGTGCTGGGGCCTTCGCCCGAGATTCATCCTGACCGAACCCCCGAGGCTCAGTTCGAGCAGTTTGACTACATCTTTGAGGAATGGGTGCAGCTATGCAACAACGACTGCGCCTCGGAAAAGGCTGCCACAAAGTTTGTGCAACAGTTGAACTGGCGGCGGCACATTGTCACCAAGGAGGACTTTTTCGTCTTTGCGAGGCAAGCAATCGACAAATCCGTCGACCGTGCTGAGCAAAGTGCCCACCTAGGTGAAGGCTTCAGCGACGAGAGCTTCCAGGCAGTTGACGCTCTCGTCAAGATGATCCTCATCTTCACTCAGTCCCACGACGCTCCTGGCACCAGCGAATCATCGCGTGTCGCCTTCCTGGACTCTGTCCTTGCTCTTGGTGTGCTTGTGTTGAACAACCACCACGTTAGACGCGGGGACGCTTTCAACCCACGCGTGTTCTtccgcttcttctccaaTCTCTTCCACCAGATCATGAACCTGACGGAAAGATTCTCAGACAGTGAAAGCGAAAAGATAGTGCTCAACTTTGCGGCACGTCTATGGGACCTTCGGCCGGTTGTGTACCCTGGCTTCTTGTTTCAATGGATGGGTCTCTTGGCTCACCGCGCCTTTCTCCCAGCGATCATGCGCATGCCCAACCAGGCAGGCTGGGAGCCCTTCACCAAGCTCCTCACCCATCTCTTCTCTTATCTCTGCAACATGCTGAAAGCTTTCGAAGTGTCCCTTGCCGCTAAGGACCTGTACTCGGGCACGGTGAAGCTTGTGGCTGTGCTTTTCCACGACTTCCCGGAGTATCTTTCTGCCTACCATGTGCAGCTATGCCAGTGCCTGCCCTCGCATGCCACACAGCTCATCAACATGATCTTGTCGGCGTCCACGACGCCGTTCGACAAGGTGCCCGATCCCTTTCGGCCGGGACTCAAGATTGATCGGATCCCCGAGATGAAGGACCCGGTGGTGAGCCTTTATGACTGCGCCGGCCAGCTCAAGGAACTAGGGCTCTATGACATCCTGGAGCAGTCATTGCAAAACGGACCCTCGGAGGACGCCATCGCCCAAATTACGCACGCGATGCACCACGCCGATACCGACCTGACCACGTTTGGCTTTGTGCCTGTCAATGTCGACCGCCGAGTTGTCGACGCCGTGGTTTCCCACATCGCCAACGCGGCCTCCCAACGCGCTGTTAACAACAGTGACGCGCCCGTGTTCGTGTCCGGGGCTCCCGACGTCAAGACTCTGCACATGCTGGTCACCGAGGTGCCGGCCGAGACACGGTACTATCTTCTCAGCAGCATGGTCAACGAACTCCGGTTCGCCAACGCGTCGACAAACTATTTCAGCCATGCCATCGTCGAAATTTTTGGTCACGATCTTGACGACCCGGAGGAGACAGAGATTCGGCAGCAGATTGTGCGAGTTCTCTTGGAGCGCATGGTTGGGTACTGGCCCCAGCCATGGGGTCTCGTGGTCACGATCCTCGAGTTGCTCAAGAATGAAAAGTTTCATTTCTTTGAGCTGCCGTTTATCAAGGCGGCTCCTGAG GTTGCCGCCCGCTTCGAGGCTATCCTCCGCCCCGTTGTGGCGTAG